The region GGCATCCGCCTCAAGTTGAACCCCAACCTGGACGTGATCGCCGGAAGGCGCGTCGTCCTGGTGGACGACTCGATCGTCCGCGGCACTACCTCGGGACGCATAGTCGGCCTGCTGAGGAGCTCCGGTGCGCGTGAGGTGCACGTGCGCATCTCATCCCCGATGATCCGGCATGCCTGCTACTACGGCATTGATACCAGCACCAGGGGGGAGCTGGTGGCATCCCGCCTGGATGTCGAGGAGATCAGGCGGTCCATCGGCGCCGATTCGCTCGGCTACCTGAGCCAGGCCGGGCTCGTGGAGGCCGTGGCGCTGCCGCAGGAGACTCTGTGCATGGCCTGTCTGGATGGCTGGTATCCGACCCGGGTGCCGACCGAGGCCGAAGCAGGGCGTACGGCCCTCGACGAACTGGCGGCCGTGGCGGCCGGGAGCACCCCGCCGTGAGTGCTACGTTGTGAGGAACCCGGTGTGAGATCCGGCGAGACTCCCCCTGGGCTCACTTATCGGGGAGCCGGCGTTGACGTCGGCGCCAAGGCGCGCCTGCTGGAAGCAATCGCGCCGGCGATTGCTTCCACCTACACCGACGCCGTCGGTGCCGGACTCGGAGCCTTTGCCGGCGCGGTACGTCTAGCGCCTCCGGGTGCCGGCTTTCTCCTGGCCACGGTGGACGGCGTCGGGACGAAGACGCTCATCGCGCGGCAGATGGGGCGCGATGACGTAATCGGGTGGGACATCGTCGCCCACTGCGCCAACGACCTCGTATCCTGCGGGGCCAGGCCCATCGCCTTTCTCGACTACGTCGCCATGGGGCGGCTGGATCCGCCGCTGATCAGGGTTCTGGTCGAGGCGATGGCGCGCGCCTGCGCGCTGCTTGGGGTGCCGCTGATCGGCGGCGAGACCGCGGAGATGCCCGACGTCTACACCTGCGACGCCTATGAGGTTGTGGGAACCATGATCGGCCGGGCGCCCCCGGACGGTCTCCTAACCGGGGCAGGAACCATACCCGGGGACCGATTGGTCGGTCTGGGTTCCAGCGGGTTGCACACCAACGGCTACACGCTGGCGCGACGCGTCGTGGAGGCCGCGGGCGCCTCGCTGCACGAGCACCTAGAGGATCTGGGCACTTCGCTGGGGGAGGCGCTGCTAGCGCCCCACCTGTGCTATGCGGAGGGATTGCTGTCCCTCCTTGGGAGCGTCCAGATTCGCGCTGCAGCGCACATTACCGGCGGCGGCCTGGTGGACAACCTGGTGCGCGTTTTGCCCGACGGCTGCCGCGCCAGGGTGTTGCGGGACTGGCCCGAGCCGCCGATCTTCCGCTGGCTC is a window of bacterium DNA encoding:
- the purM gene encoding phosphoribosylformylglycinamidine cyclo-ligase, giving the protein MRSGETPPGLTYRGAGVDVGAKARLLEAIAPAIASTYTDAVGAGLGAFAGAVRLAPPGAGFLLATVDGVGTKTLIARQMGRDDVIGWDIVAHCANDLVSCGARPIAFLDYVAMGRLDPPLIRVLVEAMARACALLGVPLIGGETAEMPDVYTCDAYEVVGTMIGRAPPDGLLTGAGTIPGDRLVGLGSSGLHTNGYTLARRVVEAAGASLHEHLEDLGTSLGEALLAPHLCYAEGLLSLLGSVQIRAAAHITGGGLVDNLVRVLPDGCRARVLRDWPEPPIFRWLQQAGRISEEEMVRAFNLGIGMVVVTAAQDAARTVRHFEAAGIPALQIGEIIEGPRGVDPA